A region of the Nitrospira sp. genome:
ATCCGGTTGGATGGCAGGTTGAACTTCATCCAATCCATCCAACAGCGGCACGAGATAGCCTTTCACCAGCCACGCTCTCGCGATCTTCACCGGAATGCGATACTTGGCTGACAGCTCAGCTGCGATCCACTCCTCAAGAGACTGTTTCTTTTGCCAACTCGATAGATTCAGGACAATGGGGACTCGTTCTTTAGGGTCGTCTTTTGCTCTGTTGATCAGGACAGCCGCAAGTTCCAGCAGACTCGTCGTCTTCCCAGATCCTGGCTCTCCTAAGATGAGAAGAAGACCCGTCGCATCAAAGACGGTGTTGATGGTGTAATCTTGAGGGAGAACATCGCGGCAGCGACTCGGCAGGTCTACGAGATCACATTTCCAGGGAGGCCGTTCTACCGCCTCATCCATCGTGCGTTTGCCCAGCGAGATCAGCACCTCATGGTAGAGCGACTGCCTGAGTACGCCATCGACCCAATATTCTTGCACCCGATCCCGGAGAATCCCGAGTTGTTCTTGCTGCCTTTGGTCCGGCGGGTTCGCGATAGGAGAATGTAACCGCTCCTCTGCATTGTCTTGACCCGGGTCCAATAAAACACTGGCCGAGGCCTTTTCCATCTCAGGGCCAGATTTCTTTCCTGCGATTCCGTTTATTAGCTGCTCATATGGATCTGGATGATTCTTTCGGAAATCCACCCAATGGAAGTTCTGGAGAAAGATAGGAAGCTCGGGCGTTCCAGTCGCCGACGACAAAATTACTGGAATGATAGGACAGGCTCGCTTGACAAATTGATTGAGGAAGGACCGTACTTCCATCTGCTGCCAAGGGCTGATACCACTCTTCCCGACAAAAACCGCCGCGGCTTTAATGGTTTTTATCTGCTCTTCAAGAGCAACTTGCCATAGTTGCCCAGGCCGTATTTCCAGCTCGTCCAACCATGGCTTGAGACCTCTGCGAGACAACTCGTCCGCAATCTGACGGATCTCGGCTTTGTCTTCGCTGTTGTGACAGAGGAAGACGTCAAAGTGTTCAGCGTTGGGATTGGGCTCGTTGTTGCTCATGCCTAAGCGGTCAGCAATTGAAGCTATCTAATTCACTTCAACCCATAAAACGCGGACATTCTACGTATTCTGGCCCAGTAGGTCTACTCGGGCGTGAAGAAAGAAACATCGGAGGTGTTGACTTGTTACCGTTAAAAATCGAGGCAGTTCAGCAGTGGCCGCCCTCTACAACACCTGCACGATAAAACACTTGAGATACCGTGTCTCCGGCATGCTGGCGAGGATGGGATGATCGGCGCTCTGGCCTCGTTGTTCGATCAATCGAATCTCTCGCTTGGCGTCGTGGGCTGCAAGGCGGATGCTCTTCCAGAGATCTTCTTCAGAGACAGGATGGGAGCAAGAGCTCGTGACCAGAAATCCTTCTGGCTTCAGCAGCTTCAAATTAGAGAGATATGATCAAACCAGGAGATCCGTGCCACACACCGCTCGACAGGTCATGAGGGGCTGGCGTCCCTCGGAATCCATAGTTAAGATTTCTTTTTCAATCCTAATGTTGCGGCAACGAGAGCCAGTGGTCTTCCCTGTCGATTTTTGGGATCTGCCTTGGCTCTGCGCAGGTCGCGAAAATCATGATAGTCCTCAACCTCTTCTTGCAATCGAAGAAAATCCTTGTGCGGCATGACGGCAAATTCTTTCTTGCCGTGTTTTTCGATGATTTGCGCTTTCATAGGTCTACCAGTAGCCATTCTTCCGATGGAGAGTTTGATAAATTCAGAGAGGGTCGTCCTCTACAACACCTGCACAATAAAACACTTCAGATACCGCGTCTCTGGCATGCTGGCGAGGATCGGATGGTCGGCGCTTTGGCCTCGTTGTTCAATGAGCCGAATCTCTCGCTTGGCGTCGCGGGCTGCGAGGCGGATGCTCTTCCAAAGATCCTCTTCAGAGACAGGATGGGAACAGGAGCTCGTGACCAAAAATCCTTCTGGCTTCAGCAGCTTCAAGCCCAAGAGGTTAACATCCTTATACCCAGTCAATGCCCCAGCTAAGGCCTGTTGGCTCCGAGCGAAGGCCGGAGGATCGAGGATCACCAGATCATAGCGTCTCCCCGCCTTCACCAGCTTGCGCATTTCCTCGAACGCATCAGCTTGGCGATAGGTACAGCGATCCGCGACCTTGTTCATCGTGGCCTGTGTTCGGGCCATGGCCAGTGTGTCCAGACTGACATCGAGGCCTTCTACCGATACGGCTCCAGCGAGCGCGGCATGAATGCCGAACGCGCCGGTGTGGCAAAACACTTCCAGCACCTCGGCGCCTGCCGCCAGCTTGGCCATTGCCAACCGATTTTCCCGTTGATCGCAAAACCAGCCGGTCTTCTGCCCCTTCTCGACATCCACGAGAAACTTTGCTGCCCCTTCGTGAATCTCCACTTGCGTCGAGCCGCTACCGAAGAGAAACCTCCGTTCGAGAGGCAGCCCTTCGAGTTGGCGGCTCTTGGCCTCATTCCGTAGATAGACCCTCGTCAGATTCAATTCCTTCATCAGTATGTCGGCTAAGAGTTCCTTCCGGCTATCCATGCCAAACGACAAGCACTGCATGACCAGCAGCTGATCGTACCGATCCACGATCAACCCCGGCAGTCGATCACCTTCAGCGTAAATGAGCCGATAGGCATTGGACTGGGCGACCACTCGCTGTCGAAGACGGATCGCCTGTTGGATTCGCCCCCGCCAAAACGCCTCGTCGATGGGTTCATCCTCGAATGTCAGGAGACGGACACGGATTTTTGAAGCAGGGTTATAGAGACCACGGCCGTAGAATTGCCCGTCGGGTGTCAGGACATCGACCAGATCCCCAGCGGCTGCTTGACCGACGAGCGGTCCGACATGACCGGCAAAGAGCCAGAGCGGTCGCCCCTCCGGGATCCGTAGTGTCGTAAGGCGAACCTGGGCCATCGGTGTCATCGTCGTATCTCCTGTAACATGGTGCAGCGAACTCTATGCGAGAGTGGTCACATGCCGGCTGTCGTCAGCCCGATCATCACACGCTCATTGCTTGACGAACCCCGGTCAGTATGTTTTCCTGACACCAGAGCAGTACAATCGTTCCTGTGAGGATAAATGAAGAATGGGCGACAAAGCTACCATTGGTTCTGCCGTGTTGGATCGCCTGTATCGCCTGGGCGTTCGCCATATTTTTGGCATTCCCGGTGACTATGTCCTGTCTCTCTATCAACTGATCGAGGCCTCGCCGATCACGCACATCGGAACCACGCGGGAGGATTGCGCCGGCTTCGCGGCAGACGCCTATGCTCGCATCAACGGCATTGGAGCCGTCTGCGTGACCTACTGCGTCGGCGGGCTCAATACCGTCAACGCCATCGCCTGCGCCTATGCGGAACGCTCGCCGGTGGTCCTACTGACAGGCTCACCTGGTCTGTCTGAACGAACTCGCACTCCCTACTTGCATCATATGGTTCGGGATTTTGCCACGCAACGAGAAGTCTTCGAGCGGATGACCGTGGCCGCCGTGACGTTGGATGATCCGTTAACCGCCGAACGCGAGATGGATCGGGCCTTTGCCGCCCTGCTTCGCTACCGCCGTCCGATCTATATCGAAATCCCTAGAGACATGGTCCACTGTCCCCTCATGGGTGGCCTGAATCCAATCTGTATCGAGGACACGCCGAGTGACCCGGCGGCCCTGGAAGAAGCGATCAGTGAAGTACGACTCATGCTCGCGTCGGCCAAGAAGCCGGCCATGCTGGTGGGCGCGGAGGTCGGCCGCTTCGGGCTCCAGGATGATCTGGCTCGCTTAGTGGAGCGACTCAACATTCCCATCGCCTCGACCCTACTTGGTAAATCGATTATCCGAGAGGATCACCCGCTCTATGTCGGTGTCTATGGCGGGCTCATTGGACGTGATGAAGTGCAGCACTTCATCAACGATTCCGACTGCCTCCTGATCCTGGGATCTGTTCTGTCTGATGTGGAAGACCTCGATGCCACGTCACCCTTACTATCAGAAGGCCGCACTATCCATGCCACCGCCGACCGCGTCGCCATCAAACACCATCGGTATGAATCAATTCGATTCCAGGACTTTGTCCAGGGCCTTGTGAAATCTCCACTGCCCTCATTTTCTCATGCTCAGCGAGCGCTTCCTGCGCAAACTGTTGCAGTTCCAGCTACACCTGACCTCGATGCACCGGTCACACTGAGTGGACTCTTCCGACATCTCGATACGGTCCTGACTGAGAAAACAGTCGTCATTGCCGATGTCGGGGAATCGCTTTTTGCCGCCGCTGACCTCCATGTGCGCCACCGGTTTGAGTTTCTGTCACCGGCCTATTACACCTCGATGGGGTTTGCCGTTCCCGCAGCCTTAGGCGCCTCATTTGCCGACCCCAGCCTGCGACCCATCGTCTTAGTAGGAGACGGAGCCTTTCAAATGACTGGGACTGAATTAGCCAGCTGCGTGCGCTATGGACAAGCTCCAATTGTCATTATTTTGAATAATCGAGGCTATTCGACGGAGCGAGAGATCTTGGAGGGCCCCTTTAACGATGTGCATGAATGGCAGTATGACAAAGTGTGCAACCTAATCGGAGGCGGAAGAGGCTCGCGCGTAGGGACGCAGCGGGAATTTGAACAGACCCTTGCCGCTGCCTTTACCGATCACAGCCAGCTGCATGTCCTGAACGTGCTCCTCAACCCCAGCGATCGATCGCCCGGCATGGTGCGATTGGCGAGGCGGCTAGGGAAGAAGCTGTCGACGGATAAGCCATAGGGGAAACCCTCCACTCCTGTCTGCTTTTCCCTGCACCCCTGCGAGATATTTTCTCAAAATTCGAGCAAACCCCCGGCACAAAGTGACAAGAGTCTTCGCCTTTCGTTATACTGAGCGATGGCACATCCCCTGCATTCTTCAGCGTAGAATCGGTTGAGAAGCATCCGCTCTCTTCGCTCCCCCGGCTTTACACGGGATCGACGTTCAGCAATAATCATCGATCCGCAGAGAGGTCATCGTGTCTGATTTTTATCAAAATGGGGTCGTGACCGTTCTCCACCGTCTTGGTCAGCCCAATACGGAGCAGCTTGAGCACGAGCTTGAGCGGTATGCGAAAACGACGCCGATCGCGCTGGTCCTCCCCTCACTGTATTCTGAACTGGAGCGTCCCGCCCTCAAGCGCATCGTGGAAATCCTGGGTGAGGTTCGCTATATCAATGAGATCGTTATTTCTTTGGATCAGGCCTCTGCATTGGAATTCCGGCTGGCCAAGCAATTCTTTGCTCAGCTCCCCCAACGAGTCCGCGTCGTCTGGAACGACGGGACTCGTATCCAGGCACTGTTGAACACCTTGGTCTCGCATGAGATCGACATCGGACACCAGGGCAAAGGACGCG
Encoded here:
- a CDS encoding alpha-keto acid decarboxylase family protein; its protein translation is MGDKATIGSAVLDRLYRLGVRHIFGIPGDYVLSLYQLIEASPITHIGTTREDCAGFAADAYARINGIGAVCVTYCVGGLNTVNAIACAYAERSPVVLLTGSPGLSERTRTPYLHHMVRDFATQREVFERMTVAAVTLDDPLTAEREMDRAFAALLRYRRPIYIEIPRDMVHCPLMGGLNPICIEDTPSDPAALEEAISEVRLMLASAKKPAMLVGAEVGRFGLQDDLARLVERLNIPIASTLLGKSIIREDHPLYVGVYGGLIGRDEVQHFINDSDCLLILGSVLSDVEDLDATSPLLSEGRTIHATADRVAIKHHRYESIRFQDFVQGLVKSPLPSFSHAQRALPAQTVAVPATPDLDAPVTLSGLFRHLDTVLTEKTVVIADVGESLFAAADLHVRHRFEFLSPAYYTSMGFAVPAALGASFADPSLRPIVLVGDGAFQMTGTELASCVRYGQAPIVIILNNRGYSTEREILEGPFNDVHEWQYDKVCNLIGGGRGSRVGTQREFEQTLAAAFTDHSQLHVLNVLLNPSDRSPGMVRLARRLGKKLSTDKP
- a CDS encoding class I SAM-dependent rRNA methyltransferase — encoded protein: MTPMAQVRLTTLRIPEGRPLWLFAGHVGPLVGQAAAGDLVDVLTPDGQFYGRGLYNPASKIRVRLLTFEDEPIDEAFWRGRIQQAIRLRQRVVAQSNAYRLIYAEGDRLPGLIVDRYDQLLVMQCLSFGMDSRKELLADILMKELNLTRVYLRNEAKSRQLEGLPLERRFLFGSGSTQVEIHEGAAKFLVDVEKGQKTGWFCDQRENRLAMAKLAAGAEVLEVFCHTGAFGIHAALAGAVSVEGLDVSLDTLAMARTQATMNKVADRCTYRQADAFEEMRKLVKAGRRYDLVILDPPAFARSQQALAGALTGYKDVNLLGLKLLKPEGFLVTSSCSHPVSEEDLWKSIRLAARDAKREIRLIEQRGQSADHPILASMPETRYLKCFIVQVL
- a CDS encoding type II toxin-antitoxin system Phd/YefM family antitoxin, which translates into the protein MKAQIIEKHGKKEFAVMPHKDFLRLQEEVEDYHDFRDLRRAKADPKNRQGRPLALVAATLGLKKKS